In Truepera sp., the sequence CGGAGCACTTAGTGGAGCAGCGAAACGCGTTTCGGGCGTCGTTGACGCCCCTCACGGGGCGTGGTAACTTCTCTGGGCTTGGCGCCGTAGCCAAGCGGTAAGGCAGAGGTCTGCAAAACCTCGATTCACCGGTTCGATTCCGGTCGGCGCCTCCACTTCCCACCCGGTCGGCGGCGAGCCCCAACCGGTAGAAGTCAGATCGTAAAGGCGCGTAGCTCAGTGGGAGAGCGCTACACTGACACTGTAGAGGTCGACAGTTCAATCCTGTCCGCGCCTACCACCATCACACTCGGCGCCGCCCCGGTTGGAGCGGCGCCTATTGCTTGGCTTCGACGCAGCGATAACCTGCGGCCCGAGGGCGAGGTCATCTGCCGGGAAGCGATCGAGTAGCTGACATCACAGTGTTGACGCCGCCGCGCTAACATCAAGAGTGCCCGAGGATCCCCAGCAGCTAAAGGCGTACGTACCTGACCCCCACAGGTGGCGCACCCTGGGGGTGCTTTCGATCGTGTTGTTCATGTCTCTCATCGACGTGAGCATCGTGAACGTGGCTCTGCCGTCCATCCAGCTGGGGCTAGGGGCGACAGACGCTCAGTTGCAGTGGATCCTGTCCGGCTACGCCCTGACGTTCGGAGTGGGCCTGGTGACCGCCGGCCGGGCCGGCGACATCCTGGGCCGGGGCCCCCTGTTCATCGTCGGGGTGGCGCTGTTCACGCTCTCTTCCATGGCCGCCGGGCTGTCGCAGGACGCAACGCTGCTGAACATCGCTCGAGCGTTCCAAGGGATCGGCTCTGGCCTCATCAGCCCCCAAGTGGTTGGGATGGTGCAGCAGTACTTCCGCGGCGCCGAACGTGCCCGCGCCTTCGCCATCTTCGGCGCCGCCGTCGGGGTGTCGGTCGCCGTGGGGCCGCTCCTCGGCGGCTTGCTCATCCATGCCGGCGGCGTGGAGCACGGCTGGCGCTGGACCTTCTTCGTCAACGTGCCCGTAGGCATGCTGGCCATCGCGCTCGCCTTGCTCTGGTTCCCCAGACCGCTACTCAACAGGAACCTGCCACGAGACGCCCGCGAGAGAACGCAGAGCCGTGACCTCGACCCGGTGGGCGCAGTGCTTCTCGGCTTCGCCGTGCTGGCCCTGCTCCTCCCGTTCGTCGAGGCCAGGGCGGGCGCATGGATCTGGTTCTCGATACCCGTCGGCGTTGGGCTCGTGCTTCTATGGTTGTGGTGGGAGAGGCGCCAAAAGCGCCTTGGGCACCGGCCCATGGTCGATCTAGGCATCTTCAGAGTGCCGAGCTTCTCCTACGGCACTCTGCTCATCACCGTGTACTTCGTGGGCATCACGAGCGTCTGGGTGCTCCTGGCCCTCTACTTGCAGAACGGCCTGGGCCTTACGGCGCTGGAAACCGGGCTCATGGGCCTGCCTAGCGCCATCGTGTCGGGCTTCTCGGCACTGCTGGCCGGCAGGAACGTAGTGAAGCATGGCCGGAAGGTCGTGATCATCGGCATCTACAGCGCGCTCCTGGGCCTCGTCGCGAGCATGGTCGTCGTCTGGCTGAGGTCGCAGGGGCTCGCGAGCGAGTGGTGGCTGCTGCTTAGCGTGAGCTTCATCGGCATCGGGCAGGGCTCCGTGATCAGCCCGAACCAGACGCTTACGCTTGCCGACGTACCGCTGGAGTACGCGGGAAGTTCCGGTGGCATCATGCAGACGGGCCAGCGCATCGGCACGTCGATGGGCATCGCCATGATCACCGCGTTGGCCTTCGCCACGTTGGCGGTGAGCAGTTGGTCGGTGGCGTTCATCGCCGGCTTCGCGGGCATCACCGCGGTGGTGCTGATCACGCTAGCGATCGCCTATGCCGACCAGCGGCGGCGGGCAGGGCGACCTGGGCACGCTCCGTCGAGGCATGCACGGGCTGATTGAGCGAACTGGCGGTACGGCCGCCAGCCCGGTTGCCGGGTCTAGCTCGTGACCTCGGTAACGTATCCGGGCAGGTTCACGGGCGGTAATTGCAGGTTCTCGTATAGGGCCGGGGGAAGGCTGAGGTCGCCAACGAAAAGCCGACCGACGTTCCCACCCGGTTTGACCCCGACCTTGGGCAGCCCGATGCTCATCGTCAGCGTTGCGTGAACCACGTCTCCGGGAGTACTGCCGTCGTCGGCGCTCATGCCGGTGGGCATGTCGAGGGAGATGACGACGCTATCGGCGAGGTTGTTGAGCACCGTTATCACGTCCAGGGTGCGGCCACGTGGTGGGCCTTCCAAGTTGGTTCCGATGGCGGCGTCTATGACGCACCCGAACTTCATCTTCGGCAGGCTGGTGCGTACCTTGGCACGGTCGAAGTGTCTGAGGTGCTCCAGCTGCTCCTTCGGCGTGCCCGAATAGTTCTCGGCCTCGTGGGTCGGCACTACCCAGACCCTGCGGCCACGCGCCGCCAGCAGCCTGGCGGCCGCCAGGCCCCCGCTGCCGTTATTGCCGCGGCCCGCGACGACCAACACGGGTCCATCGCCGCCGAAAGCGTCTACGAGGGCAACCAGGTTGCGCGCCGTGTGCTCGACCAAGACGCGGTTATCGAGCCCGAACTTGCCGGTAGCGAGCATTATCAGTTGTTGCATCTGGTTGGCATCGATGGAAGGCAGGTCGTCCCAACTGACGAGCGGAAAGCTCATGCGCACCCTTTCTTCGGCTTAGCCGACGGCGTCGACGTCGTCCTCGACGTCGCTCAGGTCGGCGGTCGTGTAGACGTTCTGCACGTCGTCGAGGTCCTCGAGAGCCTCGAGGAAGGTGATGACTTTCCGGGATTCCGCGGCAGACAACACCGTCTGGGTCTGCGGCAACTTGGTGAGCTGCACAACGTCGACGGGCAGCTCGCGTGCTTGCAATCCCTCGACGATCGCGTAGAGTTCGGCGGCCGGGGTGTAGATGACCGAAACGCCGTCGTCGACCTCGAGGTCGTCGGCGCCCAGTTCTATGGCGGCGTCCTCTACTGCGCTGCTCGTGTCGTCGACGGTGATCATTCCCTTGGTGTCGAACTGCCACGCAGTCGAACCCGACATGTTGCCGCCGTGCTTGGTGAACACGTGGCGGACCTCGCCGGCGGTGCGGTTCTTGTTGTCGGTGAGAGTCTCGACGAGCATGGCCACTCCGGCGGGTCCGTAGCCCTCGTAGAAGGCAGGCTCGAAGTTTCCACCCTCGCCGCCGCCTAAGGCACGCTCGATGGCCCGGTCGATGTTGTCGACGGGCACGTTATCGGACTTGGCCGCCGACAAGGCGTTCCTTAGCGGCAGGTTGACGCTTGGGTCGCCGCTGTTGCCTGTGCGCACGGCCGACTGGATGGCCCGCACATGCTTGCTGATGACCTTGCCACGCTGCTTGTCGAGCGCACCCTTCTTCCGCTTGATCTGGGTCCACTTGCTGTGTCCTGCCAAAGTCGCGTTTCCTTTCGAAGGGCGCCGCGGCCGCACACGGCCGCAGCCCTCGCATTGTACTCCACCAAGAGAGCGTCACGGCCCGTTGGCGGCGCCGTGACGCGAAAGTAGCGTTCGCTGGTTGTTTTGCGGCGTGCCTCAGCGGATGTAGAAGGACGTCTCCACCACGTCGCGCACCGGGTACGGTCGGATCTCGATCTGGATGGCACTCGTCCACTCGCCGGCGCCGTAGCGTCCGGAGTAGCTGACGCTACCGTCGGTGCGCTGCGACGTGAAGCTCGCCCGCACCCGTTGCAAACCGGCCGGCGGGTTGACCGAATAAACGTGCCGGGCGTTGGGTAGCGGCAGGTAGGTGGTGCCGGCCTGCACCGGGATGTTTCGCTCGAACACGTAGACCTTGCCGTCGGGGTCAAGGGCCGTGAGCGTCACGTACCCGGCCTGGTTGGTAACGAGCCGGAACTGGACGTCCTCACCGACGTAATACGTGGAACGAGGGCCGCGCGTGGGCTCGAAGTTCTGGATGACTCCGGAGAGCGAGAGGTCGCCGCCGGAGAAGCCCCCCGGCCGCACGGTCACGGTGCACGCCGTGGCGAGCAGGGTGACGGCCAGCGCCACGAAGGCGAGAGCAACGGTTCTGTGTTTCATGTGGCCTCCTTGCGTTCTCTGACGAGTCTAGCAATGAGCGACATTCCCTCGACGCTCCTTGACCCACGGACCCTTAACCGTGCGTTGGGAGTTCCGGGACAGCGCCGCGCTAGGGCGCCTTGTCGACGTTACGGTCGTAGCTCGTCAGGAGGTAGGGGAGGTCGGTCTGCAGGTACCGGCCCCGCTCGTCGTACCAGTAGATATAAGCGCCGAGCGACTCGGCGCCCGTGCCGCCTTCGGAAGCGTTGCCCGACCGGGTGACTTTTCCATCGACCAGGCCGTTGAACACGACCTTCCCGTCGTATGAATAGACCGTTATGTACATACGCTGGGCGGTGTACTCCTGGATGCTGCGCCTGATGCGGTTCTGCGTCTCGTTACGGCATGCCGACAGGCCCCCTACCAGTAACACCGCAAGGGCCAACGCCATGAATAGCTTCCTCGAACTCCGGTTCACGCCTCACCTCCCGTCTTGGCGCGAGCGAACTGCTGCGGGCTCGGCCAGCGATCAGGATATCACCAGTTGCCCGGCGTCCACGACTTCAGTCTCCAGCGCTCAAGCAAAGTATGCTCAGTGCTGTGAGTTCCAGCACCCGCGACCCGTACGAGGTCTTAGGCGTGACCAAGGACGCCACGCCCGACGCGCTGAAGGCTGCGTATCGGCAGAAGGCCCTGCAGTACCACCCGGACCGCAACCCCGGCGACAAGGTGGCCGAGGAACGCTTCAAGGAGCTCTCGGAGGCGTACGCGGTGCTTCGCGACCCCGAGTCGCGCGCTCGTTACGACCGGTACGGACCCACGAGACCGGCGGGCTACCGTCACGACACCAGCAACGTCGATTGGAGGGAAGTCTTCCGCGAGGCCGACATCCACGTCGATTGGAGTGGTGGGGGAGGCGTACCTCACACCGGTAACGCCGTCTTCGACGCCCTGTTCGGCATGATGGCGGGCATGCTCCGAGGAGCGGGGCTCGTTGCCGGCCAGACGTACGAGCTGAGGCTGGGCCTGAGCCTGGGCGAACTCCATTCGGGCGCCTCGAAGCTGGTGACGGTGCCTGGACCCTGCGTCTGCCCGACCTGCAAGGGGACGGGCCGCCTTGACCCGGCCACCGCCGGGGCCCGGTCGCCGGGACCGTTCGAGGCCGGTGCGAGGGTTGCCAGCGTCGCCGCCTGCCCGGATTGCGGCGGCCGCGGCGTGCGGCGGGGCGGTGCAAGGGTGCAGGTGAAGGTGCCGGCCGGAGCGGGCGTCGGCAGCAGGCTGCGCCTCGCCGGTGTGGGCGGGCCCGGTAACCCGCCAGGTGACGTGTTGGTGCAGATCGGTTGGGTCCCGCCGGTCGGCGCAACGGCCCGCGGGAACGATGTGATCGGCCGGCTGGTACTCACACCGCTCGAGGCTTCGAGGGGCGCTACCGCCATGTTCGACGGCGTCCCCGTCAAGGTGCCCCCGGGTAGCGCCGGCGGTTCCACGATCCTGGTCAAGGGTCAGGGATTGCCCGGGTCCGGTGGCATTAGGGGCGACTTGCGCTTGACCCTTGAACTCTCTTGGTTGGAAGGTGCGGCTCGCGCGGCAGGCCGCTGGTTTCGTAAGCTTGCAGGAGGAGGCGAACCCAGTTGAGCTGGTCACGTATCTACGAGTTGCTGGCGCCGGCCGCTGCCGGCGGCGGCGGCCACGATGCAGATGACGTTGCGCCGGACAAGTCCCAGGATAAGGAACGCGGAGCGGTGGACGACCAACGCGCCATCGACCAGGACAAGCCCCTCTACGTCATCAGCGTGGCTGCCGAACTCGTCGACATGCATCCGCAGACGCTGCGCCTGTACGAGCGTAAGGGCCTGATAGAACCAAGCCGCAGCGCGGGCAAGACGCGGCTCTATTCGCAGCGAAACATCGAGCAGCTGCGCGAGATCAGGCGCCTGACGCAAGAACTCGGCGTGAACCTGGCCGGGGTGGAGGAGATCATCCGCCTCAGGCACCGCCTCGACGAACTGCAAGCGAGCATGGAGGGGCGGATCACGAACCTACAGGGCCAGCTGCGCGACCGCCTGGACACGCTGAAGAACCGCGCCCTGCCGCGTCCGCAAGACGACGAGGACTAGGCGCGAGCGCGTGAGGGGTTTGATCGAGTGCGCCTAGCGTCGCTGACCCTTCAGGGTTTCAAGAGCTTCGGGAACCGCGTCAGCATCGAGTTCGCGCCTGGCGTGACGGCCATCATCGGGCCGAACGGCTCCGGCAAGTCGAACGTGATCGACGCCCTGCGCTGGACGACGGGTGGCGGCCGAGCGCGAGAGTTCCGCGCCGCGGACAAGACGGACCTCATCTTCCATGGGGCCAGCGGGAAGCGTTCCGTGGGCCTCGCAGAGGTCGAGGTGGAACTCAGGGACGATCGCGTCAGTGTCAAGGTCTACCGTAGCATCGACCGCGAGGGCACCACCCGCCTGCGCCTGAACGGCCGCAGCGCTCGGCTCCTGGACGTCGAGGAGGCGCTCACCGGTAGCGGTCTCGGTCGCTCTGGCCTGGCGATCATCGGACAGGGTGAGGTCAGTCAGGTTCTCATGGCGGACCCGCAGAAGCTCCTCGACTACGTTGCCGAGGCGGCAGGGGTGGCACGCCTGGCCGGCCGGCGCGACCAGACGGTCCTGCGCCTCGAGACCGCAGCGCAGCACCTGGTTCGCCTCGAGGACGTCCTCAACGAGCTCGCGAGCCGCTGCTCGGAGTTGGAGGCGGAGGCGGAAGGCGCCAGGCTGCACTCCGCGCTGAGCGCAGAGCACCTCAGCTTGAGGTTCACGCTGGCCAGCCTGCGCGAAAACGCGCTCGTTACCGAACTGCGGGCCCTCGAGACGAAGCGCGGTCTGCTCGAGGCCTCGTTGGTGGAGGGTCGTGAGAGGCTCGCGGACCTGCGCGAGGTGGGCAAGGCTGCAGCCGGCGACCGTGACCGGGCCGAGGAGCGTTACCGGGAGGCCGCCGCGCAGCTGGAGTACCGCCGTGGCAACCTGCGCGTTGCCGAGGAACGCCTGGCGCGCCTAAGCGAGCGGAGCGCCGCCCTCGACTCGAGGACTGGCTCTGCCAAGGCCGAACTGGAGAAGTTGGCCCAAGCCACCCCACCCGCGCCCCCCGACGAGTCGCCGCGGGAGGTGGCCGAGCGTGCCGCGGAAACCTCGAGCTCGGAGCGCGAGGCGGCCGAGGAGTTGTCCACCGCAGCGGAGGTCGAGCGGGCCCACCGCGCGGAGTTCGAGCGACTGCGCGCCGCCTACGTGACGTTCGAGCGCGAGACCGCCGGCCTCGCCTCGAGGCGCGAGGCGGTCCAAACTAGTCTCGCGCAAGTGGAGGCACAACTCGGTTCGCTCGATCAGGACACGGAGGACGACCTGACGGGGCTGGCGGAGAGGCAGGCCTCGGCCGGCGAACGGTTGGCCGCGGCCGAGTCCCGCCTGGAGGCCCACCGAGCCGCCCTGCAGAGCGCTCACGAGCGGCACGCGCTGGCAGCGGCCGAGGCCATGTCGCGCGGCCGCGCCGCCTCCCGCAGTCGTCAGGCGTTCGAGGCTCGCAGGGGGTTCGCGCAGGGGCCCCGCAACGCGCTCGACTCCGGCATCGCCGGCGTAATCGGCGCCGTCGCCGACCTCTTGAGCGTGGCTCCCGAACACCAGGAGGCCATCGGGGCGGCCCTCGGCAGGCGCGCCGAGTACGTGGTAGTGGACGACGCCGGCACCGCCCAGGCGGTCCTGCGCCACGTGCGGCAGGCGGGGGGCTTCGTTACCGTGCTGCCCCTCGACCTCTTGAGGGCACAACCCAACCGTGGACTCGGAAGCGCCGGCGGTATGCCCGGCGTGGTCGCTCCCGCCACCGACCTCATCGTGAGCGACCCGCGCTACGAGACACTCTTCGAGATGCTCCTGGGTGGCACCCTGGTTGTCAGCGACCTGGACGCGGCAACCGCCATAGCCAAGCTACCCGGCGGCCGCCCACGGCTCGTGACTCGAGAAGGCGAGATCGTCGAGCCCACCGGCGCCATGAGCGGCGGCAAGCGTTCCCAACACGCCGCGGTGCTGGGTGCCGCGGCGGAACTCGAAGAGGCGGAGGCCGCGGCTGCGGCCAGCTCGGCGAGCGCGGAGGAGGCCGCCACGAGGCTCGCGACGGAGCAGGCCCTCGCGCGCGGCCTTCTGGCCGAACTTCAGACCGTGACCGAGGAACACCGCGCTGCAGCACAGGCACTGGCCGCCGCACGTGAGCGTCGCGCCGGCCGCGACAGCCTCCACGCCGAC encodes:
- a CDS encoding MFS transporter — its product is MPEDPQQLKAYVPDPHRWRTLGVLSIVLFMSLIDVSIVNVALPSIQLGLGATDAQLQWILSGYALTFGVGLVTAGRAGDILGRGPLFIVGVALFTLSSMAAGLSQDATLLNIARAFQGIGSGLISPQVVGMVQQYFRGAERARAFAIFGAAVGVSVAVGPLLGGLLIHAGGVEHGWRWTFFVNVPVGMLAIALALLWFPRPLLNRNLPRDARERTQSRDLDPVGAVLLGFAVLALLLPFVEARAGAWIWFSIPVGVGLVLLWLWWERRQKRLGHRPMVDLGIFRVPSFSYGTLLITVYFVGITSVWVLLALYLQNGLGLTALETGLMGLPSAIVSGFSALLAGRNVVKHGRKVVIIGIYSALLGLVASMVVVWLRSQGLASEWWLLLSVSFIGIGQGSVISPNQTLTLADVPLEYAGSSGGIMQTGQRIGTSMGIAMITALAFATLAVSSWSVAFIAGFAGITAVVLITLAIAYADQRRRAGRPGHAPSRHARAD
- a CDS encoding NAD(P)H-hydrate epimerase; this encodes MSFPLVSWDDLPSIDANQMQQLIMLATGKFGLDNRVLVEHTARNLVALVDAFGGDGPVLVVAGRGNNGSGGLAAARLLAARGRRVWVVPTHEAENYSGTPKEQLEHLRHFDRAKVRTSLPKMKFGCVIDAAIGTNLEGPPRGRTLDVITVLNNLADSVVISLDMPTGMSADDGSTPGDVVHATLTMSIGLPKVGVKPGGNVGRLFVGDLSLPPALYENLQLPPVNLPGYVTEVTS
- a CDS encoding YebC/PmpR family DNA-binding transcriptional regulator, whose protein sequence is MAGHSKWTQIKRKKGALDKQRGKVISKHVRAIQSAVRTGNSGDPSVNLPLRNALSAAKSDNVPVDNIDRAIERALGGGEGGNFEPAFYEGYGPAGVAMLVETLTDNKNRTAGEVRHVFTKHGGNMSGSTAWQFDTKGMITVDDTSSAVEDAAIELGADDLEVDDGVSVIYTPAAELYAIVEGLQARELPVDVVQLTKLPQTQTVLSAAESRKVITFLEALEDLDDVQNVYTTADLSDVEDDVDAVG
- a CDS encoding DUF4384 domain-containing protein, with amino-acid sequence MKHRTVALAFVALAVTLLATACTVTVRPGGFSGGDLSLSGVIQNFEPTRGPRSTYYVGEDVQFRLVTNQAGYVTLTALDPDGKVYVFERNIPVQAGTTYLPLPNARHVYSVNPPAGLQRVRASFTSQRTDGSVSYSGRYGAGEWTSAIQIEIRPYPVRDVVETSFYIR
- a CDS encoding DnaJ domain-containing protein — protein: MSSSTRDPYEVLGVTKDATPDALKAAYRQKALQYHPDRNPGDKVAEERFKELSEAYAVLRDPESRARYDRYGPTRPAGYRHDTSNVDWREVFREADIHVDWSGGGGVPHTGNAVFDALFGMMAGMLRGAGLVAGQTYELRLGLSLGELHSGASKLVTVPGPCVCPTCKGTGRLDPATAGARSPGPFEAGARVASVAACPDCGGRGVRRGGARVQVKVPAGAGVGSRLRLAGVGGPGNPPGDVLVQIGWVPPVGATARGNDVIGRLVLTPLEASRGATAMFDGVPVKVPPGSAGGSTILVKGQGLPGSGGIRGDLRLTLELSWLEGAARAAGRWFRKLAGGGEPS
- a CDS encoding helix-turn-helix transcriptional regulator; the encoded protein is MSWSRIYELLAPAAAGGGGHDADDVAPDKSQDKERGAVDDQRAIDQDKPLYVISVAAELVDMHPQTLRLYERKGLIEPSRSAGKTRLYSQRNIEQLREIRRLTQELGVNLAGVEEIIRLRHRLDELQASMEGRITNLQGQLRDRLDTLKNRALPRPQDDED
- the smc gene encoding chromosome segregation protein SMC, whose protein sequence is MRLASLTLQGFKSFGNRVSIEFAPGVTAIIGPNGSGKSNVIDALRWTTGGGRAREFRAADKTDLIFHGASGKRSVGLAEVEVELRDDRVSVKVYRSIDREGTTRLRLNGRSARLLDVEEALTGSGLGRSGLAIIGQGEVSQVLMADPQKLLDYVAEAAGVARLAGRRDQTVLRLETAAQHLVRLEDVLNELASRCSELEAEAEGARLHSALSAEHLSLRFTLASLRENALVTELRALETKRGLLEASLVEGRERLADLREVGKAAAGDRDRAEERYREAAAQLEYRRGNLRVAEERLARLSERSAALDSRTGSAKAELEKLAQATPPAPPDESPREVAERAAETSSSEREAAEELSTAAEVERAHRAEFERLRAAYVTFERETAGLASRREAVQTSLAQVEAQLGSLDQDTEDDLTGLAERQASAGERLAAAESRLEAHRAALQSAHERHALAAAEAMSRGRAASRSRQAFEARRGFAQGPRNALDSGIAGVIGAVADLLSVAPEHQEAIGAALGRRAEYVVVDDAGTAQAVLRHVRQAGGFVTVLPLDLLRAQPNRGLGSAGGMPGVVAPATDLIVSDPRYETLFEMLLGGTLVVSDLDAATAIAKLPGGRPRLVTREGEIVEPTGAMSGGKRSQHAAVLGAAAELEEAEAAAAASSASAEEAATRLATEQALARGLLAELQTVTEEHRAAAQALAAARERRAGRDSLHADLSARRRQLRADLEALPERPAGDGSDLAEAVATAEAGLTEAVAALEKARSKLEERRLAAAEAQQAVSMSEERWRLYAEARARFAAGEERAEQFRAEIELMAESGAVLARELTEATAARDLAKSAVPADLTPEEGALAEARKALSTTEALLTAETEAQARRAQELEESKVQAARRETALELAQEELRSFSPGIELVDVSERAARARLREVSEALEALGAVNHRAVTDLAEVVERKENLEVEAVQAALAVTELQAALERIDKETSARLNAALQRLQASFSGHVRQLFGEGGQGGIEVEAEGNRPTGLRIRLQPPGKQTQSLHLLSVGERTMGALAFLFSLIADDAGGLPVAVLDEVDAPLDEANIRRYGSFVRRLAAEGTQFVLITHQKATFEIAETLWGITSEQGVSRVFSIRREEAASEAAGALR